Genomic segment of Cygnus olor isolate bCygOlo1 chromosome 20, bCygOlo1.pri.v2, whole genome shotgun sequence:
ATGTCCAAACCCCACGGGACACACGCATCCGCCAAGCCAAGCTTTGCATCCTTAAGTAGCCTAGAGGTGCCACCCTGACAGATGAACTACTTTCCCCTATTGGGGACAAAAAGGCCATCACAAAAATGGAACATCACAAAAAATGGAACGAAAAAAGGACATCACAAAAAATGGAACGAATGGATCCTGAAGTCCACCCAgattcctcctgcagcctccagaAATGCTGGCCCAGGAGGGACAGTTCCCCGGGCAGAGGTCAGCAGCACGCCGTGACCTCTGGCGCCTTCTTCTTCCAGCATTTCCACCTCGCTGCCCACTTCCCTGTTCAACAACCGCTCTGTCCGCACGCCTGCGATGGCACAACAACCCAACACATCCGCACGGAGATTCGCTCCCGTTCCGACACAGCCAAACCCACCCACACAACCCCTTCCTACACGGATTTCCCCCTCGATCTCACACGACCAGGCCTCCTGCACACTCAGCAGGTACTACAGACTGCACCACGCTACCCAAAACGCGCCGTGTCCGTCCCTGCAAGATGTGATCCCGAGCATCACGCGAGGGCAACATGGGGAAGGCGGCGAGGATGCTCGTGCCTAAGAGCCTGCAGCTGCGGTTGTGAAAACGAGCAACTTCTGAGCAAAGCAGCTAAGTGCCAATCCCATTTTTTGTCCATGAAGACGGGTGCTGAACTAAAAAGCATTGCTGGGACTAAAGGGAGCTACCAGGATGCGTTGGCAGTGGGTACGAGTTCGGGAAGCATCTGGATGAGTTACGAGAGGAAGCCCAAGTTCCAGCAGGGACTTCAGCACCCAAAGCGTGGCACATCCCTGGCGGCTGGTAGCTCAGTGTCAGTTGCAGAAAGGAACATCATCACTGCTTGGGGAAGCTCTGCTTGGTGCTCACCTCAAGTGAAACATCACCCATGGGCCGGACCCGAGGTGAAGTGGCAAACTCCTTCTTCTTCAATTCATAGCCATGAATCTTGTTCCTTCAACAACAGCGAGTGCTGTCACAAGCATTGCATCATCTATGCTTaagataaatacaaaacaacactaactaaaaactaaaaccaaaccaaaactaactaaaacaaaatgtaactCCAGCTCAGAAGCTGAGCAGACCAGGCACAGGCAATAATTTCAACAAAATAACTAGAAATATATAACATTGTCTCTATTCACATATAAACTTACCAAATATTTGTTACTTGGCAGATAAAACACTTGGTGTGAAATGCTAGTATGCAAAATGTTAGGgcaaattttcttaatttcaaaaaattatgGGGTTCaccttattttaaagaaattaaaggcaAATGTGCTATGGgtataaaatgattaaattatcTGGATTAAATATCCAGCCTTTTTAATATCCCCCACACATACAGTTAGACCAGCAGCACGCACTTACTAATGTAAGGTTGGGAAGAATGGCAGTGCTTCCCCGTGACCCTTCGCTCAGTGCCCCCGTCACCCTAAGGGACATGGGTGGCCTGGGGCTGAGGCGCTGGCCCGAAGTTCTGGGTACCGGGGGCTTGTTCTCATCCTGCAGCTAAGGCTTCCTGTGGGACCCGGGTCAGTCCCCCAGCCTCGTGTACCTCTGTTGCCAATCTCTGAGAAGGAAATTGCTTTTCCTTATGGCACAACGCGTTGTGGGGATACGTTCATTAATGTCTGGGAAGCTCCTCGGCCTCAATGACAGCACGGAAAGAAAGCGATAAACGGGAGCACGGCGCTGCCTTCTCCTTCTGGCCGGGGACGGGGCACCACGATGACACCGCGGGGCTGCGGTTCCAGCGCGTGGGGGCGTTGGGCTCGCTCTCCATCCTCGCCCAGGCTCGGCCCAGCACCGCGCCACGGCTTCGTCATCTGCAAAAACAACGCGAGGTCCGGCCGCGCGCAGAGCGGTGGCGAGCAGGCTGCGAGCTCAATGACAGAGGTCACCTTCCGTCTCCCGTAGAGACAGAGTAGATCCCCATCTGGTATTTGGGCTGACCACTCCCTGCATTCCACCCAGTCGGCTGCTCTGGCACGTTTCCCAGGATGCGGATCTTTCTTATTCAGGATAACAATGAGGGGTTATTAATTGGGCCTTTTTTCAGGTTTCCTGAGGTCCTTCCAATGGCCGCGCTGGTGGATACTGCAGCCGTCCTCTTCTTCATAGGGGAGGTTTTCAGCGTTCCTCTTGgagaagacaaagcagaagcagtgcCACGACACAGGGCCCCCCCTCCGAAGCTATGGCACGGGCAGAGCTGAACAATCATGCTGAGGACTGAGTTTCGTGACCAAGTGCCATGTCAGAGTGGTCCACCAGGCAAAGCACGAGGCAAAAAAGGCAACCGCGAGTCCCAGGGCCCTCCGGCATGACCAGAAGTACCAGAAGCACCACATTAAGCCTTGCAGCACCGCAAAGATTGCCTGAGGCGAGGCCACGCTTCATGCCCGGGGAACGGCTTGGCCAGCCGGAGCAGCCTTTCCATTTCCTCAGGGTTTCTCTGGGTAGCAATAAGAGATGGCTCATTGGGAGGAGATCCAGCATTAATGGCGTTTTAATGAGGCCTTTCAATATACTTACAGGCTAATCAGCAAATTCCAAGAGGTCTCAGCTCTAATATGTCATTCTGAGTGCACTACAGGCGCGGTGAGTACCTCTTTTATGGCTGTAGCCACGTGTTGTCTGAGCCTGAAGTCCTGCCAAGCCGTGGCAGGCTCTGTGCCGTCAGGGTGCCCGAA
This window contains:
- the LOC121058059 gene encoding uncharacterized protein LOC121058059, with the protein product MEHHKKWNEKRTSQKMERMDPEVHPDSSCSLQKCWPRRDSSPGRGQQHAVTSGAFFFQHFHLAAHFPVQQPLCPHACDGTTTQHIRTEIRSRSDTAKPTHTTPSYTDFPLDLTRPGLLHTQQVLQTAPRYPKRAVSVPARCDPEHHARATWGRRRGCSCLRACSCGCENEQLLSKAAKCQSHFLSMKTGAELKSIAGTKGSYQDALAVGTSSGSIWMSYERKPKFQQGLQHPKRGTSLAAGSSVSVAERNIITAWGSSAWCSPQVKHHPWAGPEVKWQTPSSSIHSHESCSFNNSECCHKHCIIYA